The following is a genomic window from Burkholderiaceae bacterium DAT-1.
CGTTTTCTGCTCAGTTCGTCTGGCGATATTCAGTTTTATGCTGCCCTGCTAGGCTTGGGTGCCATGGCCATACTGGCAGCGGGCCGTCTGCTTTTGCCCAAAGTACTGCCGATTCTGGGCATCCCAAGCCAGTACATTCAATTTCTTGTTCGCCTGTTGCCACTTGCGCTGGTCGTGTTCAGTACCGCGCTGGTTGCCCATTATCAGCTCGACACTCGATACGGGCTCAATGTGGTGGGCCCCATTGCCGCAGGTTTGCCGGGGTTTAACTGGCCGGATCTGAACCTGATGCAAATGCGAGCCCTGCTCGTGCCAGCCTTGATCATTGCGCTAATTGGCATGGTTCAAAATATTTCCATGGCTCAGGCACTGGCGGTAAAGCGTCAGGAAAAAGTTGACCCGAATGCAGAGCTGATCGGATTGGGTCTGGCCAATCTGGTTGCGGCCGGGTTTGGTGGCATGCCTGTAGGAGGCGGCGTATCGCGATCGGCAATCAATGTGGCGGCTGGTGCCCAGACGCCACTCGCGAGTATCGTGGCCGGACTGTTCATGCTCGTACTTGCGGGTGGCGCAGCACAACTGTTTGAACATCTGCCGCTGTCTGTGCTTGCGGCCAGTATCATCGTTGCGGCAGCGACCATGATTGACGCGAAAGCCATGATTAGAACATGGCGGCACGATCGCGCAGACGGTGTGGCCCTTTTTCTGACGGCTGGTGGTGTGCTGGTATTTGGGCTCAGTATCGGGATCGCCCTCGGTGTGCTCCTTACGATCGCCACCTTGCTATGGCGTGCCAGTACGCCACATATTGCGGTGGTAGGTCGGATTTCCGGCAGCGAGCACTTCCGGAATGTTGAGCGGCATGCAGTTGAGACATTGCCGCATGCCTTATTCATCCGAGTCGATGAGAGTATGGTGTTCAGCAATGTGGCCGCCATCGAGATGCGCATCCAGCAGGAGCTGGTTCGGGCGGAAGCCACACATGCAGGCATGCTCAAGCATCTTGTACTGGTGATGACTGCTGTCAATCAGATGGATGCAACGGCCATTGACGCGCTGATTGAATTAAACCGGGAGCTGAGCGCGAGCGGTATCGTACTGCATCTGGCGGAGGTCAAAGGGCCGATTCAGGATAAGCTATCGAGAACAGATTTCTTGCAGAGTCTGACAGGGCAAGTCTATTTATCTGCGCATGCAGCGTATGACACCCTGTCAACCGAAGGTGCACCAGGGGCGCACCCTCAACAATAAAACAGTGCCCGATCGATATGATCAGGCACCGTCCCTGACCGGCTTTCAGCCGGATACATCCCTAGTTGATGCTTGTCCAGGATGTGCTGGCAGAGAGATTGGCCTGGCCACTGATACGCACAGACTCAGCACCTGCATCAACGCTGATCGCCCATGCATAACGTGCGCCAGTCAATTCGAGCTGTTTGACGACCTGTCCGTTACGATAACCAACCAGTCCAATGGACATGCGATTATCCATGTAAGAGAACGGCCAATATTGAACGCCATCAAATGAGACCACCGGGCAGGCATTACTTAATGCAGTCGAATTTGCGTCTGTAAAGCACGCCAGCTTCATACCAGATGGCGGAACCGGTGCATTGGCAGTCGTCACTTGAATCACAACAGGTACGGGATTAAATGGCTGACGCACATCTCCACACAGCCAGCCCGTGCGATTACCGGGTTTGCCGCCCCCATATGATTGATCCACCGTTTGTTGCGTCAACCCCATGTCGATATAATTAGGATCAGCTCCAATTCCACCATTACCGCAATAGCCTTGGCAATAGCAGCCTTTTGGTCCGTTACTCCCTCTGACTTTCGCGGGTGCCACACATGTCCAGCCCGTGTTTGGATTGGTTTTGAAATACTTGTTAACTGTACTGCGATATAAGCCCACAAACAGATCGCCTTGATTACCACCAATGGCGTTATTGCCGCACGCAGCGCCTGTGCATGAGCACGTAAGGCTTTCTGCATATGCCGGGGTCGTGGCTGCAACACCCCATAAGAGCCCCGAAACAAGGGCAACCATTTTCATCCATTTCCTAGCTGTTTTCAGCATCATGATTTACTCCATATTCATACTGATGACATATTTACGGTTCGCGAGACAATGTATCCAATTGGTATTCAATTATCTCGCTCACGCAGATACAACAGACAACCTTTCATCATTTCACCATCTATTTTCACGAAAAATTTTATGACGTATCCACTTCATCCTCCTTTATCATTTTTTAGTAATATTTAGAAAGACTGAGAGTTCCTCCCCCTCAATCCATTATTAAATTCAGTCACTTGCTAATCACCATAGCACACACTTTTGAAACAACCAGCCAAATCAATTGAATATTTAAATCAATCAATTTATTTATATAGCAATTAAATTCCCACATATTCAAATACACTGAAATAGTTAAAAGGAACCCACGACATGAATTAACTCACCGCAATGGCACGCCACTGGCTGATATACGCTTAATTTGGGATGATCAGGGTAGCATTGCGGTACAATGCCGGTTTTGCCGTTTCTGTGTGCCTTTTGGGCGCTGTAAAGCCATCATGCAAAACCGTTCTGCCGACGCCACCTCCCCTCGCCTGCCGCTTGAAGCCTGCCTGATCAAGGATCGGCATCATTTGCGGCAAAAGCTGCGCACGCTGAAAGAAAGGCGTGCAGCCGGGCAAGCGGCAGACAAACTCGAACAGGACATTCAAGCCCACTTCGAGCGCTCGAAGGCGCAGATGGATGCACGTCTGGCGCGCTTACCCAAACCCCGCTACGACGACGCCTTGCCCGTTAACCAGCGCCGCGATGAACTATTGAAGGCAATTGCCGACAATCAGGTGGTCATTGTGTGTGGCGAAACCGGCTCGGGTAAAACCACGCAGCTGCCCAAACTCTGCCTGGAGCTGGGGCGCGGTGTGGCGGGCATGATCGGCCATACCCAGCCGCGCCGTCTGGCTGCGCGCTCGGTGGCGAGCCGCATTGCGCAGGAACTGGATAGTTCGCTGGGTGATCTGGTGGGCTACAAGGTGCGTTTTACCGATCAGTCGTCCGAGCTGAGTCTGGTGAAGCTGATGACCGACGGGATTTTGCTGGCCGAGACTCAGACCGACCGCTATCTGAATCAATACGACACTATCATTGTCGATGAGGCGCACGAACGCTCGCTGAACATCGACTTTCTGCTGGGCTATCTAAAGCAGCTCCTGCCGCGCCGCCCCGATCTCAAGGTCATCGTGACCTCGGCGACGATTGATGCAGATCGTTTCAGCCGTCATTTTGATGGTGCGCCGGTCATCGAAGTCTCGGGCCGGACCTATCCGGTCGACGTGCGTTACAAGGAACTGCGCTCCAAGGATGCGGACGACGCCGATTTGGAAATGGAAGAGGCCGTTGTCGAGGTGGTGCAGGATCTATGGCGCCACGACGGGCTGGGTGATGTGCTGGTGTTTTTGCCGGGTGAACGCGAAATCCGCGAAACCGCCGAAGAGCTGCGCAAGGCCCGCATCATGGGTGCGGAGATCGTGCCGCTGTTTGCACGGCTCTCGGTGGAAGATCAGCAGAAGGTGTTCCGGACGTCCAATGGGCGGCGGATTGTGCTCTCTACCAACGTGGCAGAAACCTCGCTGACTGTGCCGGGCATCCGCTACGTGATCGATTCGGGTCAGGCGAGGATCAACCGCTATTCGCCGCGCGCCAAGGTCGAACAGCTTCAGGTGGAAAAGATTTCGCAGGCATCTGCCCGCCAGCGTTCCGGTCGATGCGGCCGGGTGTCGGCTGGTGTGTGTGTGAGGCTGTATTCCGAGCAGGATTTCAACGCCCGCCCTGCCTTCTCCGATCCGGAAATCATCCGCTCTTCGCTGGCCGCCGTGATCTTGCGCATGCAGGCGCTGAAAATCGGTCGCGTGGAAGATTTCCCTTTTATCGAAGCACCGTCTGGCCGCCTGATTGCCGACGGCTATCAATTGCTGCACGAACTGGGCGCAGTCGATGAGGAAAGCCGCCTGACGCGTCTGGGGCAACAACTGTCCCGCCTGCCGATTGATCCGCGCATTGGCCGCATGCTGCTGGCCGGTAAGGACGAAGGTGTGCTCGACGAGTTGCTGGTGATCGCCTCGGCACTGAGTATTCAGGACCCGCGTGAGCGTCCCTTCGAGGCCCGTGATGCGGCGGATCGAGCACAAGCGCGATTCGTCGATGAAAAATCCGACTTCCTGACGCTGCTGAATATCTGGGACTTTTTCAGCGCCACCCTGCGCGAGAAGAAGAGCAATCGCCAGCTGGTGCAAACCTGTCATGACCATTTCCTGAGCTACTTGAGACTACGAGAGTGGCGCGAGCTGCATGCGCAGCTTAAAGAAATCGTCACCGATCTGGGCTGGAAGGTTGCCGAGAAGGAGGCCGAAGAAGACGCGCCTGTGTCCCGCAACCCAGTGAAGGCAGAAAAGCAGCGCAAGGAAGCCGAACAGAAGCATTACGACGCCATTCACCGTGCGCTATGTACCGGCTTGCTTGGCCAGATCGGCATGAAGCAGCCCGAAGCTGACGAATATCTCGGCGCACGCGCCATACGCTTTTCGATTTTCCCCGGCTCTGGCCTCAAAAAGTCGCGACCGAAGTGGGTCGTGTCCGCCGAGCTGGTGGAAACCACCAAGCTCTATGCGCGCTGCGTGGCCGGAATTCAGCCGGAATGGCTTGAACAGCTGGCCGGGCATCTGGTGAACCGTGATTATTTTGATCCGCACTGGGAAGAGGGTCCGGGGCAAGTGGTGGCCAGCGAGCGCGTGACGCTCTATGGTCTGCCGATTATTGCCCGTCGCAAGGTGCATTTTGGCGCGGTTGATCCCGTTGAATCGCGCCGCATCATGATTCTCGAAGGACTGGCCGGACGCCGCATCAATAGCCGTGCGCCATTCTGGCTGCACAACGAGAAGCTGATCTCGGAAGTGGAAGAGCTGGAGCACAAGGCCCGCCGTCAGGATGTGCTGGTGGACGAGCAGGTGCTGTTCGATTTCTACGATGCGCGCCTCCCGCAGGATGTGTTCAACCAGCAGGGTTTTGATGCCTGGCGAAAGCTGGCGGAAAAAGACAACCCGCAGCTGCTCTTCCTGAACCGTGAAGATCTGATGCGCCACGCAGGCGAGTCGATCACCGAGGCACAGTTCCCGCCCAGCCTGGCGCTGGCGGGCAACGACATCACGCTCTCCTATCGATTCGAGCCGGGCCATGCGCTCGATGGCGTGACGGCGCATCTGCCGCTACACATGCTGAACTCGGTCAATGGCGCGGTGTTTGACTGGCTGGTGCCGGGTCTGTCGCGCGAGAAAATCACCCATTTAGTGAAATCACTCCCGAAGGCGATTCGCCGCTTGTGCGTGCCGGTGCCGGAGTTTGTTACCAAGATGATGGTGGAGCTGGACAAAGCCGACCGAAGCGCCCCGCTGATGCCGCAGCTCGCCCACTCGGTAAGCCGTGGCGTAGGGCAGCCTGTGCGCGTGGAAGACTTTGATGGCAGCGATTTACCCACACACTTGCGCATGAACTTCCGCATTATCGACGAAGCGGGCAACGAACTGGCCAGCGGCCGTGATCTGGTGGCCTTGCGCGAACAACTGGGTGAAGCGGCGCAGATGACTTTCCGCGCCGTGGCATCCACTCAAACGCCCCCACCTGCCGGTAAATCCGCCAAGGGTGCGCCGCAGCCTGACAGCAAGGGCAAAACAAGCGCACCTGCCGCGACTGCCCCCTCTGGCAGCGCCGCATCCGTCGAACGCGACAACATCACCAGCTGGGACTTTGGCGATTTGCCGCCGAAGCTGGCCTTCGAGCGCAATGGCAGCAAGCTGGTGGGATATCCGGCGCTGGTGGCGGGCGAAACCGGCTGTACCATCCGGCTGTTCGATACCGAAGGGGCGGCGCTGGTGTCGCACCGTGCCGGCGTGGTTCGGCTGATGCAGTTCGAACTCAAGGAGCAGGTCAAGCAGCTGCCCAAGTGTTTCCCCAATTTCAATCAGACCGCCATCCTGCTGCGCAATTTTATGGATAGCGACGCGCTGATGGATGATCTGGTCGCCTGTATCTGCGACCGCGCGTTTGCCGGTGATGACGAACTGCCGCGTGACAAAAAGGCCTTCGATGGCCTGAAACAGAAAGCCAAGGCACGTCTGCCCGCAGTACGCGATGCGGCCTGGCGTGCGGTTCAGGAATTGACAGCAGACTGGCAGCAGATCAATCCCGTCCTCAGCCGGCCGGTGCGTCCGCAGGCCGAGATGAAGCAGCAGCTGGGCCGCCTGATCTACAAGGGTTTCCTGCGCCAGACGCCGTGGGAACAACTCGCCCACCTGCCGCGCTACCTCAAGGCCATGCGCATGCGGCTGGATAAATTCAACGCCGCGCAAGACCGCGACGCCCAGCGCGCCGCCGAGATCGCCGCGCTGTGGCAGCGCTGGGAAACCGAACAGGACAAATGGCGCCGCGAAGGCCGCGATATCGCACCATTGCAACCGTTCCGCTGGATGATTGAAGAGCTGCGTGTGGGCCTGTTCGCACAGGAATTGCGTACGCCGTATCCGGTGTCAGTGAAGCGGCTGAATAAGGTGTGGGAGGAGTTGGTGAGGCGGTGAGATAAGCGCATCCAATTCAAAACACGCTTCGTCTTGACAGAAGGCCTGAGTGGCATAGCCGATGTCAATCAGGATGGTTTCATTACCACCGCTGAACTGACGAGCTATATCGATGAAATGATCCCCAGACTCGCACAGAAAGTATTTGGCAAAGAACAGTTCCCGACCGTAAATAATGGCAGTCAGATTTTTCCGGTGGGACGGGTGCGTTAAAAGTCAATCGCCGGGATCGCAACGAAAGATCCCGGCACCGTCATTCTCCACTCCCAAAGCTGCTTCGAAGCGATTTTGCGTGATATATTGCGGGCATACCTTGTGAACTGAGTTGGATTGAAAAGAGTGATCGATCAATTCACAACTTAATATATCATTACTTTCATTTAGGAGGAAAAGCCACATGCAGTCCATGCCCGGAGGTGTTAAACAAGCCATTCTTGCAATCTGGATCACAATCGGACTTTCGGCAATTGGCGATCTAATTGCAAAATTAATTGGAATTGCCAGCTTTGGCGATTTAATCGGCGCTATATTTTTCAGTGCACTGCTTTGTATCATTCCATACAAGCTAAGCAACCGTAGCAATGCCGCACGATATTTCTATGCAGTTATCACAGTGGCTTCACTTATCCTGCTTGCCTCCGGTAGCGTCCCGCTTAACAAAATTGACTATTTCGTATCCATTCTATTCATTCCGGTAGAGATTTTTATCATTTATCGGCTATTTCAAGCAGAAGCGAATAGCTGGTTTACGGCAGCGCAAGAGTAATGATACGGGATGCAATAGTGCATCCCGTCTTACTTGAACATTTGGCCGCCATCTCCCTCCCACTGAAGCTGGGGCACATATTCGGTATCGGTGAAGCGTCTGAATAAGGTATGGGAGGAGTTGGTGAGGCGGTGATTAATTGATCGTTCGCCATGTCAAGAAAATGAACACAAACTTTTTTCGGCAATTCACTTTCCGCACCAGCATCGGTTTGATCTTGCTCGTTCTGTTCTCCAAGCTGCTGATGTGGCTCCTGCCAAATTGCAGTCCGAATCCATATGCAGTTGGCAAGTGTGCAGGTTCTGCTTTGCTCGCAAACCTGCTACTCCTAGCTGAACTCGGAAGCCTCTATTTGCTTGGCGTGGTTGTAATATGTCTTGCCATACCTCTGACCGTCACCTCATGGATTTTTCGCATCATTCGGCGGGCACGACGATAGGCCCGCCCTCTTGACCTCCAGTACACTCGAAGTTTTAGCATGATCATCATGACCAGCAAGGTACTGACGATTGGCGAACTGGCCAGCCTGAGCGGCTTGTCGGTGTATACGCTGCGCTACTACGAGGCAGAGGGCATTCTCAATCCGGCGGCGCGGGCGAGTAACGGGCATCGCCGCTACCGACCTGAAGATGTCCGTTGGCTAGAATTTGTGCTGCGGCTCAAGCTCACGGATATGCCGCTTGCCGATTCACGGTGCGCTCAACGTAGGCTGTACGCGTGAAGAGATCGTGGAAATCATCATGCAGATGGCCGTCTATGCGGGGTTTCCTGCTGCACTCAATAGCCTGTTCACTGCGAAGGAAGTGTTTGCGGAGCGGGACGGCGCAGCAATCTGATGCGAGAGTGCTCACCCGCTCTATGCCGACGTGAACACTGAAAATAAAAACGCCCGAATAAATCGGGCGCTTTGCATTAACCAGCAGCATTATCCTTTTGAGCCTGCACATTGGAAAATTGAAAGCCACCAGCTGCACAATCATTTTCATTTTCCTGAGCGTCACTCTCATTCGGAACAGACATCAAACCACCTCGCAACGTCCTCAATACAGTTCGTCCGCACATATATTGCAGCACCTGCGCGCGTTCAACTTGAGAACTGTTGCCA
Proteins encoded in this region:
- a CDS encoding MerR family transcriptional regulator, whose protein sequence is MTSKVLTIGELASLSGLSVYTLRYYEAEGILNPAARASNGHRRYRPEDVRWLEFVLRLKLTDMPLADSRCAQRRLYA
- a CDS encoding STAS domain-containing protein; the protein is MSVQLRLPAWIRHYPKHALSSDVLAGLMVTILVLPQSLGLALVAGLPPQLGLYAACFPVIAYALIGSSMVQAVGPVAITAIITFSVLHSLAPAGSATYIGLAAVLSLMSGALILACGVFRLGFLSQLLSRPVVNGFVAGSAILIIISQFKYVLGIHLSGNQPLDTLRFLLSSSGDIQFYAALLGLGAMAILAAGRLLLPKVLPILGIPSQYIQFLVRLLPLALVVFSTALVAHYQLDTRYGLNVVGPIAAGLPGFNWPDLNLMQMRALLVPALIIALIGMVQNISMAQALAVKRQEKVDPNAELIGLGLANLVAAGFGGMPVGGGVSRSAINVAAGAQTPLASIVAGLFMLVLAGGAAQLFEHLPLSVLAASIIVAAATMIDAKAMIRTWRHDRADGVALFLTAGGVLVFGLSIGIALGVLLTIATLLWRASTPHIAVVGRISGSEHFRNVERHAVETLPHALFIRVDESMVFSNVAAIEMRIQQELVRAEATHAGMLKHLVLVMTAVNQMDATAIDALIELNRELSASGIVLHLAEVKGPIQDKLSRTDFLQSLTGQVYLSAHAAYDTLSTEGAPGAHPQQ
- the hrpA gene encoding ATP-dependent RNA helicase HrpA, with the protein product MQNRSADATSPRLPLEACLIKDRHHLRQKLRTLKERRAAGQAADKLEQDIQAHFERSKAQMDARLARLPKPRYDDALPVNQRRDELLKAIADNQVVIVCGETGSGKTTQLPKLCLELGRGVAGMIGHTQPRRLAARSVASRIAQELDSSLGDLVGYKVRFTDQSSELSLVKLMTDGILLAETQTDRYLNQYDTIIVDEAHERSLNIDFLLGYLKQLLPRRPDLKVIVTSATIDADRFSRHFDGAPVIEVSGRTYPVDVRYKELRSKDADDADLEMEEAVVEVVQDLWRHDGLGDVLVFLPGEREIRETAEELRKARIMGAEIVPLFARLSVEDQQKVFRTSNGRRIVLSTNVAETSLTVPGIRYVIDSGQARINRYSPRAKVEQLQVEKISQASARQRSGRCGRVSAGVCVRLYSEQDFNARPAFSDPEIIRSSLAAVILRMQALKIGRVEDFPFIEAPSGRLIADGYQLLHELGAVDEESRLTRLGQQLSRLPIDPRIGRMLLAGKDEGVLDELLVIASALSIQDPRERPFEARDAADRAQARFVDEKSDFLTLLNIWDFFSATLREKKSNRQLVQTCHDHFLSYLRLREWRELHAQLKEIVTDLGWKVAEKEAEEDAPVSRNPVKAEKQRKEAEQKHYDAIHRALCTGLLGQIGMKQPEADEYLGARAIRFSIFPGSGLKKSRPKWVVSAELVETTKLYARCVAGIQPEWLEQLAGHLVNRDYFDPHWEEGPGQVVASERVTLYGLPIIARRKVHFGAVDPVESRRIMILEGLAGRRINSRAPFWLHNEKLISEVEELEHKARRQDVLVDEQVLFDFYDARLPQDVFNQQGFDAWRKLAEKDNPQLLFLNREDLMRHAGESITEAQFPPSLALAGNDITLSYRFEPGHALDGVTAHLPLHMLNSVNGAVFDWLVPGLSREKITHLVKSLPKAIRRLCVPVPEFVTKMMVELDKADRSAPLMPQLAHSVSRGVGQPVRVEDFDGSDLPTHLRMNFRIIDEAGNELASGRDLVALREQLGEAAQMTFRAVASTQTPPPAGKSAKGAPQPDSKGKTSAPAATAPSGSAASVERDNITSWDFGDLPPKLAFERNGSKLVGYPALVAGETGCTIRLFDTEGAALVSHRAGVVRLMQFELKEQVKQLPKCFPNFNQTAILLRNFMDSDALMDDLVACICDRAFAGDDELPRDKKAFDGLKQKAKARLPAVRDAAWRAVQELTADWQQINPVLSRPVRPQAEMKQQLGRLIYKGFLRQTPWEQLAHLPRYLKAMRMRLDKFNAAQDRDAQRAAEIAALWQRWETEQDKWRREGRDIAPLQPFRWMIEELRVGLFAQELRTPYPVSVKRLNKVWEELVRR